A region from the Brachyspira hampsonii genome encodes:
- a CDS encoding lytic transglycosylase domain-containing protein: MKNKILFNKRFILLIISFSLIIVVIASILTAQDISLKKKITSKNIINYGTALELYNREKYLEAYNQFTNIINRDEDSIIKDYIIYYGAKSALNTNMYDEAIDLYSLLMKEYTNSPLYPYAEQYKALAEFYRDDYPVSNFFNSRKQKWIKEFVGIRALRNTDDTNKAKMIAYELITKLTNTEAIIYYNNNYEDEISLFDNNLQYKSASVLYDAGFRKSALKLFQYLYSNNYNKGNSTYYMARINEAEGNRAEAAKLYDEYLSNANNKTYRKMGLYYSAGNYSKLTNNSKSMELYNTFLKEYPKDDYVPRIYNNFVNTSLNKNNLVQAKVYLTNVMNKFPNSWQTELALKSYLRKAFKLKNKTETYFAASALEKRYTKFRHDFPLSWNMWTAEEFGDTEKRDKYLMETLLTSKNHYFIKGALSLANDEMIKNVEISNAYYFDEAKKYYADSNYTKSMEMLDNIQFLNYISTGKEDDFMKSARDMAKNILMQNEFVKELYSNKNDYDLFNELSLQTTNEADRSILLYYYGDYDNAYTEYDKVFKKAEEVTYPLFYFAEKIFKDSGNTKRLMQISVNIGKYFNYPYYDNTDLLPDEFRKMVYPRYFDEYVLPEAKYYKIDPLFVYSIMREESTFDPKAKSWVGATGLMQLMPATAEEQNRNPRYRYDPLDLTDPKQNINIGIGHLSWLFKSENASNYIIVAASYNAGSGRGRRWKAEYGTNNMYRTGRFIDIEETEYYVEKVINSYEHYSKYYND, encoded by the coding sequence GAGATGAAGATTCAATTATTAAAGATTATATTATATATTACGGAGCCAAAAGTGCTTTAAATACGAATATGTATGATGAGGCAATAGATTTATATTCATTGCTTATGAAAGAATATACAAATTCTCCATTATATCCTTATGCAGAGCAGTATAAGGCATTAGCAGAGTTTTACAGAGATGATTATCCTGTCAGCAACTTTTTTAATAGTAGGAAACAAAAATGGATTAAGGAATTTGTAGGTATTAGAGCTTTAAGAAATACTGATGATACTAATAAAGCTAAGATGATAGCTTATGAACTTATAACTAAATTAACAAACACTGAAGCTATTATTTATTATAACAATAATTACGAAGATGAAATATCATTATTTGATAATAATTTACAATATAAATCTGCTTCGGTGCTGTATGATGCTGGATTTAGAAAATCTGCATTAAAACTTTTCCAATATTTATATTCTAATAATTACAATAAGGGAAACTCAACTTATTATATGGCTAGAATAAATGAAGCAGAAGGAAATAGGGCAGAAGCAGCTAAATTGTATGATGAATATTTATCTAATGCCAATAATAAAACATATAGAAAAATGGGGCTTTATTATTCTGCAGGTAATTATTCTAAATTGACAAATAATAGCAAATCAATGGAATTGTATAACACTTTTTTGAAAGAATATCCTAAAGATGATTATGTTCCAAGAATATATAATAATTTTGTCAATACAAGTTTAAATAAAAATAATTTAGTTCAGGCAAAAGTTTATTTAACTAATGTTATGAACAAATTTCCAAATAGCTGGCAGACAGAATTAGCATTAAAATCATATTTAAGAAAAGCATTCAAATTGAAAAATAAAACCGAAACCTATTTTGCAGCTTCAGCATTAGAGAAAAGATATACAAAATTCAGACATGATTTTCCATTATCTTGGAATATGTGGACAGCTGAAGAATTTGGAGATACTGAAAAAAGAGATAAATATTTAATGGAAACTCTTCTTACAAGTAAAAATCATTATTTTATAAAAGGTGCTTTGAGTTTAGCCAATGATGAGATGATTAAAAATGTTGAAATTAGTAATGCTTATTATTTTGATGAAGCTAAAAAATATTATGCTGATTCAAATTATACTAAATCTATGGAAATGCTCGATAATATTCAGTTTTTAAATTATATTTCTACGGGAAAAGAAGATGATTTTATGAAATCAGCTAGAGATATGGCTAAAAATATTCTTATGCAAAATGAATTTGTAAAAGAACTATATTCTAATAAAAACGATTATGATTTATTTAATGAATTATCATTGCAAACTACTAATGAAGCTGACAGGTCTATATTATTATATTATTATGGTGATTATGATAATGCATATACAGAATATGATAAAGTATTTAAGAAAGCAGAAGAAGTAACTTATCCGTTATTTTATTTTGCTGAAAAAATTTTTAAAGATTCGGGCAATACCAAGAGGCTTATGCAGATATCGGTCAATATAGGAAAGTATTTTAATTATCCTTATTATGATAATACAGATTTGCTTCCAGATGAATTTAGAAAGATGGTTTATCCTAGATATTTTGATGAATATGTTTTACCAGAAGCAAAATATTATAAAATAGATCCGTTATTTGTATATTCTATAATGCGGGAGGAAAGCACATTTGATCCGAAGGCTAAGTCTTGGGTTGGAGCTACGGGTCTTATGCAGTTAATGCCGGCAACAGCTGAAGAGCAAAATAGAAATCCTAGATACAGATATGATCCTTTAGATTTAACTGATCCGAAGCAAAATATTAATATAGGTATTGGACATTTAAGCTGGCTATTTAAAAGTGAAAATGCAAGTAACTATATAATAGTGGCTGCAAGTTATAATGCAGGTTCAGGACGAGGAAGAAGATGGAAAGCAGAGTATGGTACTAATAATATGTATCGTACGGGAAGATTTATTGATATTGAAGAAACTGAATATTATGTAGAGAAAGTTATAAATAGTTATGAACATTATAGTAAATATTATAATGATTAA